In Paracoccus aminophilus JCM 7686, a single window of DNA contains:
- a CDS encoding succinate dehydrogenase iron-sulfur subunit, translated as MVQFNLPKNSRIRVGKTWPKPDGAKNVKKFNIYRWDPDTGENPRLDTYFIDLDKCGPMMLDALIKIKNEIDPTLTFRRSCREGICGSCAMNIGGGNHLACIYGIDEVKGDVNIYPLPHMPVVKDLVPDLTHFYAQHASVHPYLITETPTPDKEWRQSIEDRKKLDGLYECILCASCSTSCPSYWWNGDRYLGPAALLAAYRWIIDSRDEATGDRLDELEDPFKLYRCHTIMNCTNTCPKGLNPAKAIASIKHMMVDRVV; from the coding sequence ATGGTCCAGTTCAATCTTCCCAAGAACTCCCGCATCCGGGTCGGCAAGACCTGGCCCAAGCCGGACGGCGCCAAGAACGTCAAGAAATTCAACATTTACCGTTGGGACCCGGATACCGGAGAGAATCCGCGGCTGGACACCTATTTCATCGATCTCGACAAATGCGGTCCGATGATGCTCGACGCGCTCATCAAGATCAAAAACGAGATCGACCCGACGCTGACCTTCCGCCGCTCGTGCCGCGAGGGGATTTGCGGCTCCTGCGCGATGAACATCGGCGGCGGCAACCATCTCGCCTGCATTTACGGCATCGACGAGGTCAAGGGCGATGTGAACATCTACCCGCTGCCGCATATGCCGGTGGTCAAGGATCTTGTCCCGGACCTGACCCATTTCTATGCCCAGCACGCTTCGGTCCATCCCTATCTGATCACCGAGACGCCGACTCCGGACAAGGAATGGCGCCAGTCGATCGAGGACCGCAAGAAGCTCGACGGGCTTTATGAATGCATCCTCTGCGCCTCTTGCTCGACCTCTTGCCCGAGCTATTGGTGGAACGGCGACCGCTATCTCGGCCCGGCGGCGCTGCTGGCGGCCTATCGCTGGATCATCGATTCGCGCGATGAGGCGACGGGCGACCGTCTGGACGAGCTCGAAGATCCCTTCAAGCTCTACCGCTGCCATACGATCATGAACTGCACCAACACCTGCCCGAAAGGGCTGAACCCGGCCAAGGCGATTGCCTCGATCAAGCATATGATGGTCGACCGCGTCGTCTGA
- the map gene encoding type I methionyl aminopeptidase, whose amino-acid sequence MTITKEDELTRLREIGRIVADTLRAMTRATEPGITTRELDEIGRVFLEREGAVSAPQSAYDFPGATCISVNEEIAHGIPGARVIAAGDLVNIDVSASKNGYFADTGASFQVAPRHAALDQLCRDGRRAMEIGIAEVGAGKPLAGIGKAIGRFASDRGYTLIRNLASHGIGRALHEHPEAIPTWPERGEKRRINKGLVLTVEPFLSTGGQWAGEGDDGWTLYSEPCAPVVQYEHTVVATQRGAIVLTLPS is encoded by the coding sequence ATGACGATCACCAAGGAAGACGAGCTTACGCGCCTGAGAGAGATCGGGCGCATCGTCGCCGACACCCTGCGCGCCATGACCCGCGCGACCGAGCCCGGCATCACCACGCGCGAACTCGATGAGATCGGGCGCGTCTTCCTCGAACGCGAAGGCGCGGTTTCGGCGCCGCAATCGGCCTATGATTTCCCCGGCGCGACCTGCATCAGCGTGAACGAGGAAATCGCGCATGGCATTCCGGGCGCGCGCGTCATCGCGGCGGGCGATCTGGTGAATATCGACGTCTCCGCCTCGAAGAACGGCTATTTCGCCGATACCGGCGCGAGCTTCCAAGTGGCTCCGCGCCATGCCGCGCTTGATCAGCTCTGCCGGGATGGCCGTCGCGCGATGGAAATCGGCATTGCCGAGGTCGGCGCGGGCAAGCCTCTGGCCGGGATCGGCAAGGCGATCGGGCGCTTTGCCTCGGATCGCGGCTATACGCTGATTCGCAATCTCGCGAGTCATGGCATCGGCCGCGCTTTGCATGAGCATCCCGAGGCGATCCCGACCTGGCCCGAGCGCGGCGAGAAGCGGCGCATCAACAAGGGGCTGGTGCTGACGGTCGAGCCGTTTCTCTCGACCGGCGGGCAATGGGCGGGCGAGGGTGATGACGGCTGGACGCTGTACAGCGAGCCCTGCGCGCCGGTCGTTCAATATGAGCACACAGTGGTCGCAACCCAGCGCGGCGCAATCGTGCTGACCCTGCCGAGCTGA
- the rsmH gene encoding 16S rRNA (cytosine(1402)-N(4))-methyltransferase RsmH gives MSTETEPHIPVLLNPILRAVAPVHGIWADGTFGAGGYSRGLLDAGAAQVVGIDRDPSVFRMAESWSGQYGDRLKLVEGTFSDLDRLAGEPLDGVVLDLGVSSMQLDQAERGFSFLRDGPLDMRMSDTGPTAAELLNTAEEKTIADVLYHYGEERASRRIARAIVNARPLTRTAQLAEVVASCLPRPKPGQSHAATRSFQAIRIWVNDEFGQLVAGLAAAERGLKEGGQLAVVTFHSLEDRIVKRFMQQRSNSAGGGSRYAPVAETAAAAFTLPFRRAIGPDDSELDVNPRARSALLRVAIRTAAPAGHVDPAVLGLPVLPGR, from the coding sequence ATGAGCACTGAGACCGAACCCCATATCCCCGTCCTTCTCAACCCGATCCTGCGCGCTGTCGCGCCGGTCCATGGCATCTGGGCCGATGGCACTTTCGGCGCGGGCGGCTATAGCCGGGGCCTGCTTGACGCGGGCGCGGCGCAGGTCGTCGGCATCGACCGCGACCCTTCGGTCTTTCGCATGGCCGAAAGCTGGAGCGGGCAATATGGCGACCGCCTGAAGCTGGTTGAGGGCACCTTCTCGGATCTCGACCGTCTGGCGGGCGAGCCTTTGGACGGGGTCGTGCTTGATCTTGGCGTCAGCTCGATGCAGCTCGATCAGGCAGAGCGCGGCTTTTCCTTCCTGCGCGACGGCCCTCTCGACATGCGCATGAGCGATACCGGCCCGACGGCGGCCGAGCTTTTGAACACCGCCGAGGAAAAGACCATCGCCGATGTGCTTTACCATTACGGCGAAGAGCGCGCCTCGCGCCGCATCGCCCGCGCGATCGTCAATGCCCGGCCGCTGACGCGCACCGCGCAACTGGCCGAGGTCGTCGCGAGCTGCCTGCCGCGTCCGAAGCCGGGGCAGAGCCATGCCGCGACGCGCTCGTTCCAGGCGATCCGGATCTGGGTCAATGATGAATTCGGCCAGCTCGTCGCAGGCCTTGCCGCCGCCGAGCGCGGGCTGAAAGAGGGCGGCCAGCTCGCCGTCGTGACCTTCCATTCGCTCGAAGACCGCATCGTCAAACGCTTCATGCAGCAGCGCTCGAATTCGGCGGGCGGCGGCAGCCGCTATGCGCCGGTGGCCGAGACCGCCGCCGCCGCCTTCACGCTGCCCTTCCGCCGCGCGATCGGCCCTGACGATTCCGAACTTGATGTCAATCCGCGCGCGCGCTCGGCCTTGTTGCGCGTCGCCATCCGCACCGCCGCGCCGGCGGGGCATGTCGATCCGGCAGTGCTTGGCCTGCCGGTGCTTCCGGGGAGATAG
- the mraZ gene encoding division/cell wall cluster transcriptional repressor MraZ has product MARRFRGTEEVKVDAKGRISIPAKFRRVFESADPDWTDSNSRPQLVIVYGTKEQNYLALYTIEAIEEIDTLISQLPRGSSRRIYLETVVNGLSEESEIDNDGRLGLPQKLREKIGLSDRAVFMASGDHLKLWTPENYTAEIERIEAQIPELEPGADPLSLLPSRDEPGGAQ; this is encoded by the coding sequence GTGGCGCGCAGGTTCAGAGGAACGGAAGAGGTCAAGGTTGACGCCAAGGGTCGGATCTCGATCCCTGCGAAGTTTCGCCGCGTCTTCGAATCCGCCGATCCCGACTGGACCGACAGCAATTCCCGCCCGCAGCTGGTCATCGTCTACGGCACCAAAGAGCAGAATTATCTGGCGCTCTATACGATCGAGGCGATCGAGGAAATCGACACGCTGATCTCGCAGCTCCCGCGTGGCAGCTCGCGCCGGATCTATCTGGAAACCGTGGTGAACGGGCTGTCCGAAGAATCCGAAATCGACAATGACGGCCGTCTCGGCCTGCCGCAGAAACTGCGGGAAAAGATCGGTCTGAGCGATCGCGCGGTCTTTATGGCCTCGGGCGATCATCTGAAGCTCTGGACCCCCGAAAACTACACTGCCGAGATCGAACGGATCGAAGCACAGATCCCCGAGCTTGAGCCTGGCGCAGATCCGCTTTCGCTTCTGCCCAGCCGCGACGAGCCCGGAGGCGCGCAATGA
- the rlmJ gene encoding 23S rRNA (adenine(2030)-N(6))-methyltransferase RlmJ gives MLSYQHAYHAGNLADFQKHALLAWMLAYLTDKPKPMTYIETHAGRGLYDLGGDEARKTGEAEAGISRALTEGWLPETHPLRQVLASVRREYGPDAYPGSPLIAETLLRPDDVIHLAELHPAEADALADAAPFAHLHREDGFAMANALCPPMPRRGLLLIDPSFEVKADYDRIPRFIGQIARKWNVGVIALWYPLLADARHGPMLKALQVAFPEALRHEVQFPPARPGHGMVGSGMFVVNPPFGIDEETRRLDAIFAGL, from the coding sequence ATGTTGTCCTATCAGCACGCCTATCACGCCGGGAATCTGGCGGATTTCCAGAAACATGCCTTGCTGGCGTGGATGCTGGCCTATCTGACCGACAAGCCGAAGCCGATGACCTATATCGAGACCCATGCTGGGCGCGGGCTCTACGATCTGGGCGGCGACGAGGCGCGCAAGACCGGCGAGGCCGAGGCCGGGATCTCGCGTGCCTTGACCGAGGGCTGGCTGCCCGAAACCCATCCGTTGCGGCAGGTGCTGGCCTCGGTGCGGCGTGAATATGGGCCCGATGCCTATCCCGGCTCGCCCTTGATCGCCGAGACGCTGCTGCGCCCCGATGATGTGATCCATCTGGCCGAGTTGCATCCCGCCGAGGCCGATGCCCTGGCCGATGCCGCGCCCTTCGCGCATCTGCACCGTGAAGACGGCTTTGCCATGGCCAATGCGCTTTGCCCGCCGATGCCGCGGCGCGGGCTTTTGCTGATTGATCCGAGCTTCGAGGTCAAAGCCGATTACGACCGCATCCCGCGCTTCATCGGCCAGATCGCGCGGAAGTGGAATGTCGGCGTGATCGCGCTATGGTATCCGCTTCTTGCCGATGCCCGGCATGGGCCGATGCTGAAGGCCTTGCAGGTGGCATTCCCCGAGGCGCTGCGCCACGAGGTCCAGTTCCCGCCCGCACGCCCCGGTCACGGTATGGTCGGCTCGGGCATGTTCGTGGTCAATCCGCCCTTCGGCATCGACGAGGAAACCCGACGCCTCGACGCGATATTTGCGGGACTTTAG
- a CDS encoding GFA family protein translates to MTLDLDLTESTGACHCGAVRFHVRLSEGLRSARRCNCSFCQMRGAIAVSARVGELEILQGADALTLYQFGTSTAKHYFCRHCGIYTHHQRRSNPQEYGVNIACLTGLSPFDFTEVEVLNGREHPSDKANGREVVGVLRFEPS, encoded by the coding sequence ATGACGCTTGATCTTGATCTGACCGAAAGCACCGGCGCCTGTCATTGCGGTGCCGTCCGGTTCCATGTTCGGCTATCCGAAGGGCTGCGCAGCGCGCGGCGCTGCAATTGCAGCTTTTGTCAGATGCGAGGGGCGATTGCGGTCTCGGCGCGGGTCGGAGAACTCGAGATCCTGCAAGGCGCCGATGCGCTGACGCTCTATCAATTCGGCACCAGCACGGCCAAGCATTACTTTTGCCGCCATTGCGGGATCTATACCCATCACCAGCGCCGCTCTAATCCGCAGGAATATGGCGTGAATATCGCCTGCCTGACGGGCCTCAGCCCGTTTGACTTCACCGAAGTCGAAGTGCTCAACGGGCGCGAACACCCGAGCGACAAGGCCAATGGCCGCGAGGTCGTGGGCGTTTTGCGCTTCGAGCCAAGTTAA
- a CDS encoding N-acetylmuramoyl-L-alanine amidase yields the protein MSALSPNHGERRNGARPELIVLHYTGMADGASARARLCDPSAEVSAHWLLHETGQAEALVPEDRRAWHAGAGEWRGQGDINSRSIGIEIINPGDRPFPEPQMRGLETLLAAILQRWSLRPEAVIGHSDMAPDRKIDPGAKFDWRRLALQGLSVWPETPGADLPLQDSLDAIGYPPGPPEIRLAAFRLRFRPGADGPEDEIDRRLAAAVPR from the coding sequence TTGAGCGCGCTTTCCCCCAATCATGGTGAGCGCCGCAATGGCGCCCGCCCGGAACTGATCGTGCTTCATTACACCGGCATGGCGGACGGTGCTTCGGCGCGCGCCCGCCTGTGCGATCCAAGCGCCGAAGTCTCGGCGCATTGGCTCCTTCACGAAACCGGTCAGGCCGAGGCTCTGGTCCCCGAAGACCGCCGTGCTTGGCACGCCGGGGCGGGTGAATGGCGCGGCCAAGGCGATATCAACTCCCGCTCTATCGGGATCGAGATCATCAACCCCGGCGACCGACCCTTCCCTGAACCACAGATGCGCGGCCTCGAAACACTCCTCGCCGCCATCCTGCAGCGCTGGTCGCTGCGACCTGAGGCGGTGATCGGCCATTCCGATATGGCACCCGATCGCAAGATTGATCCCGGCGCGAAATTCGATTGGCGCCGCCTCGCGCTGCAAGGCCTCTCAGTCTGGCCCGAAACGCCCGGCGCCGATCTGCCGCTCCAAGACAGCCTCGATGCGATCGGCTATCCGCCGGGCCCGCCCGAGATCCGGCTTGCCGCCTTCCGCCTGCGCTTTCGCCCCGGCGCCGATGGGCCCGAGGATGAAATCGACCGCCGCCTCGCCGCCGCCGTGCCGCGATGA
- a CDS encoding metal-dependent hydrolase, producing the protein MKLTWLGHSSFRLEIEDAVILIDPWISQNPAFPHDRRAEAIAGATHILITHGHGDHASDTIALAKELDIPAVGIYDLISFWQAHHGIRGVGFNKGGTVDLGGAKVTMVNASHSSSLDGSNGPIYAGHESGYMIAGDGHVIYVSGDTDIMADMGWMGEYHRPDIGILCAGGHFTMDMERAAWAAKKYFDFKTVIPCHYKTFPFLAQSAAPMIEALPGVEVIEPEVMVPISL; encoded by the coding sequence ATGAAACTCACCTGGCTTGGCCATTCCAGCTTCCGGCTCGAGATCGAAGATGCCGTCATCCTGATCGATCCGTGGATTTCGCAAAACCCGGCCTTTCCGCATGATCGCCGCGCCGAGGCGATTGCGGGCGCGACCCATATCCTGATCACCCACGGCCATGGCGATCACGCAAGCGATACGATTGCGCTGGCCAAGGAGCTCGATATTCCGGCGGTCGGCATCTATGATCTGATCTCGTTCTGGCAGGCCCATCACGGCATTCGCGGCGTGGGCTTCAACAAGGGCGGCACGGTCGATCTGGGCGGGGCCAAGGTCACCATGGTGAATGCAAGCCATTCTTCCTCGCTCGACGGGTCGAACGGGCCGATCTATGCCGGGCATGAATCGGGCTATATGATCGCGGGCGACGGCCATGTCATCTATGTCTCAGGCGATACCGATATCATGGCCGATATGGGCTGGATGGGCGAATATCACCGCCCCGATATCGGCATTCTCTGCGCGGGCGGCCATTTCACCATGGATATGGAGCGCGCCGCCTGGGCCGCCAAGAAATACTTTGATTTCAAGACGGTCATCCCCTGCCATTACAAGACCTTCCCCTTCCTCGCGCAATCGGCCGCTCCGATGATCGAGGCGCTGCCGGGCGTCGAGGTGATCGAGCCCGAGGTCATGGTTCCGATCTCGCTTTAA
- the gatC gene encoding Asp-tRNA(Asn)/Glu-tRNA(Gln) amidotransferase subunit GatC, whose amino-acid sequence MAITQDEARKVAHLARIAVKDADLPALAQELNGILHFMEQLTEVDVTGVEPMTGVEPMRLKRRQDVVTDGEMQDRILANAPDAREGFFAVPKVVE is encoded by the coding sequence ATGGCGATCACTCAGGACGAAGCTCGCAAGGTCGCGCATCTGGCCCGTATTGCGGTCAAGGATGCTGACCTGCCCGCGCTGGCACAAGAGCTGAATGGCATCCTGCATTTCATGGAACAGCTGACCGAGGTCGATGTCACGGGCGTCGAACCCATGACCGGGGTCGAGCCAATGCGTCTGAAGCGGCGGCAGGATGTCGTCACCGATGGCGAGATGCAGGACAGGATTTTGGCGAACGCGCCCGATGCGCGCGAAGGCTTTTTCGCAGTGCCGAAGGTGGTGGAATGA
- a CDS encoding Mrp/NBP35 family ATP-binding protein, producing the protein MSVSRETVLNELGRIAVPGGGTLISRDLVRALAIEDDTVRFVIEVEDAAAARAFAPVEAEAQRALKALAGVGKVQIVLTAPTAPRGQAQPAAKPAGAPPNLTIGRHPTPQAGPADVAGVKRIIAIGSGKGGVGKSTVTSNLAVALAKKGRKVGVLDADIYGPSQPRMLGVTDRPKSDGETIEPLHAHGVTLMSLGLLMKEGEAVVWRGPMLMGALQQMLTQVKWGELDVLLVDLPPGTGDVQLSLCQKTNVSGAIIVSTPQDVALIDARRAIDMFNKLKTPILGMVENMSMYICPNCGHEAHLFGHGGVAAEARRLDLPFLGEIPLELEVRLAGDAGRPVAAGEGAVSDAYGRLADRLIGGGMA; encoded by the coding sequence ATGTCGGTTTCTCGGGAAACGGTCCTCAATGAATTGGGGCGAATCGCAGTGCCCGGCGGCGGAACGCTGATTTCACGCGATCTCGTGCGGGCCTTGGCGATCGAAGATGACACGGTGCGATTCGTCATCGAGGTCGAAGATGCCGCCGCCGCGCGGGCTTTTGCGCCGGTCGAGGCCGAGGCGCAGCGCGCGCTGAAGGCTTTGGCGGGCGTGGGCAAGGTCCAGATCGTGCTGACCGCGCCCACCGCGCCGCGCGGTCAGGCCCAGCCTGCGGCAAAGCCCGCGGGCGCGCCGCCCAATCTGACCATCGGCCGCCATCCGACGCCGCAGGCCGGGCCTGCCGATGTCGCGGGGGTCAAGCGCATCATCGCGATCGGCTCGGGCAAGGGGGGGGTCGGGAAATCGACCGTGACCTCGAACCTCGCGGTTGCGCTGGCGAAGAAGGGGCGCAAGGTCGGCGTGCTCGATGCCGATATCTATGGGCCCTCACAGCCGCGGATGCTGGGCGTGACCGATCGGCCCAAAAGCGATGGCGAAACGATCGAGCCGCTTCATGCTCATGGCGTGACGCTGATGTCGCTTGGCCTTCTCATGAAAGAGGGCGAGGCGGTGGTCTGGCGCGGACCGATGCTGATGGGCGCGCTTCAGCAGATGCTGACCCAGGTGAAATGGGGCGAGCTCGACGTGCTTCTGGTCGATCTGCCGCCGGGCACCGGCGATGTGCAGCTCAGCCTGTGCCAGAAGACCAATGTCTCGGGCGCGATCATCGTCTCGACGCCGCAAGATGTCGCGCTGATCGACGCGCGCCGCGCGATTGACATGTTCAACAAGCTGAAGACGCCGATTCTCGGCATGGTTGAAAATATGTCGATGTACATCTGTCCTAATTGCGGGCATGAGGCGCATCTGTTCGGCCATGGCGGAGTCGCGGCTGAAGCGCGGCGGCTGGATCTGCCCTTCCTCGGGGAAATCCCGCTTGAGCTCGAAGTGCGTCTGGCCGGGGATGCCGGGCGTCCGGTCGCGGCGGGCGAGGGGGCGGTCTCTGACGCCTATGGCCGCTTGGCCGACCGTCTGATCGGCGGCGGAATGGCCTGA
- the gatA gene encoding Asp-tRNA(Asn)/Glu-tRNA(Gln) amidotransferase subunit GatA, protein MTDLNKLTIAAARDGLRAKDFTATELTEACLTAINGADKLNAFVHKTPEIAREMAARADARLASGDAPAMCGIPVGIKDVFCTKGVPSQAASRILEGFKPEYESTVTQNLWDAGAIMLGKLNMDEFAMGSSNESSVYGKAINPWKIDARDLTPGGSSGGSAAAVAADLCLAATGTDTGGSIRQPAAFTGTVGIKPTYGRVSRWGTIAYASSLDQAGPMTKTVRDAAIMLGAIASVDAKDSTSADRPVPDYEAALSGDIRGKKIGIPREYRIEGLNAEVDAVWNKAADMLRDAGAEIVDISLPHAKYALPAYYVIAPAEASSNLARYDGVRFGRRAKLGAGDGIVEMYERTRAEGFGPEVQRRVMIGTYVLSAGFYDAYYNRARKVRALIKRDFDQAYAAGVDAILAPATPSPAFGLGEMTGADPVEMYLNDVFTVTLNLAGLPGVSVPVGLSASGLPLGMQLIGRPWEEGELLNLAQVLENAAGFEAKPERWW, encoded by the coding sequence ATGACCGATCTGAACAAACTCACCATTGCCGCCGCCCGCGACGGGCTGCGCGCGAAGGATTTCACCGCGACCGAGCTGACCGAGGCCTGCCTGACCGCCATCAATGGCGCCGACAAGCTCAATGCTTTCGTCCACAAGACCCCCGAGATCGCCCGCGAGATGGCGGCCCGCGCCGATGCGCGTCTGGCCTCGGGCGATGCGCCTGCGATGTGCGGCATTCCGGTCGGCATCAAGGATGTGTTCTGCACCAAGGGCGTGCCCTCGCAGGCCGCGAGCCGCATTCTCGAAGGCTTCAAGCCCGAATATGAATCGACCGTGACCCAGAACCTCTGGGATGCTGGCGCGATCATGCTCGGCAAGCTCAATATGGACGAATTCGCCATGGGCTCGTCGAACGAGTCGAGCGTCTATGGCAAGGCGATCAACCCTTGGAAGATCGATGCGCGCGACCTGACGCCGGGCGGCTCTTCGGGCGGTTCGGCGGCGGCTGTGGCGGCGGATCTCTGCCTTGCTGCGACCGGCACCGATACCGGCGGCTCGATCCGCCAGCCTGCGGCCTTCACCGGCACGGTGGGCATCAAGCCGACCTATGGCCGCGTTAGCCGCTGGGGCACGATTGCCTATGCAAGCTCGCTCGATCAGGCGGGCCCGATGACCAAGACGGTGCGCGATGCGGCGATCATGCTGGGCGCGATCGCCTCGGTCGATGCCAAGGATTCGACCAGCGCCGACCGCCCAGTCCCGGATTACGAGGCCGCGCTGAGCGGAGACATTCGCGGCAAGAAGATCGGCATTCCGCGCGAATACCGCATCGAGGGCCTGAATGCCGAGGTCGATGCCGTCTGGAACAAGGCCGCCGACATGCTGCGCGATGCGGGCGCCGAGATCGTCGATATCTCGCTGCCCCACGCCAAATATGCGCTGCCCGCCTATTACGTCATCGCGCCGGCGGAGGCCTCGTCGAACCTCGCGCGCTATGACGGCGTCCGCTTTGGCCGCCGCGCGAAACTCGGCGCCGGTGACGGCATCGTCGAGATGTATGAGCGCACCCGCGCCGAAGGCTTCGGCCCCGAGGTGCAGCGCCGCGTGATGATCGGGACTTACGTTCTGTCGGCTGGCTTTTACGACGCCTATTACAACCGCGCCCGTAAAGTGCGCGCGCTGATCAAACGCGACTTCGATCAGGCCTATGCGGCGGGCGTCGATGCGATTCTCGCTCCCGCGACGCCGTCTCCGGCTTTTGGTCTGGGCGAGATGACGGGCGCCGATCCGGTCGAGATGTATCTCAACGACGTCTTCACCGTGACGCTGAACCTTGCCGGTCTGCCCGGCGTTTCGGTTCCGGTCGGGCTGTCGGCCAGCGGTCTGCCGCTTGGTATGCAGCTGATTGGCCGTCCGTGGGAGGAAGGCGAGCTGCTGAACCTTGCGCAAGTCCTCGAAAATGCGGCAGGCTTCGAGGCGAAACCGGAACGCTGGTGGTAA
- a CDS encoding DUF1127 domain-containing protein yields the protein MAVLDLNHGTVRGTTATAGGASGFFGALAGYFARRSLYRQTVNELNQLSDRELADLGINRLDITSIAASAVKGQR from the coding sequence ATGGCAGTTCTTGATCTGAATCATGGCACGGTGCGCGGCACGACCGCAACGGCCGGTGGTGCTTCGGGTTTCTTCGGTGCGCTGGCTGGCTACTTCGCCCGCCGTTCGCTCTATCGCCAGACGGTGAATGAGCTGAACCAGCTGAGCGACCGCGAGCTTGCCGATCTGGGCATCAACCGTCTGGACATCACTTCGATCGCGGCATCTGCGGTCAAAGGCCAGCGCTAA